Proteins co-encoded in one Gossypium arboreum isolate Shixiya-1 chromosome 11, ASM2569848v2, whole genome shotgun sequence genomic window:
- the LOC108473342 gene encoding uncharacterized protein LOC108473342 isoform X1, whose product MEGENLASTEIPVKEALKDTENIAEPVNVGKGGNKDEEETALDGEFIKVEKEALDMKDGSNVAKPSPNQGDESTTIERSLSNSGRELLEAQEKMKELELELERVTGALKDFESENSRLKDEALLAKEKLDEVGKQYDELDLSNKKLQEQIIEAEQRYSLELANLKEAFQAQEAKQKELAEVKEAFDGLNIKIENSRKRMQELEQDLGSSAEEARKFEELHKQSGLHAESEMQRALEFERLLETAKLGAKEMEDQMASLKEEIEGLYEKVAENQKVNATLQSTTAELSAAQEELAISKSLVLDLEQRLASKEALISELANELDLKKASESRVRENISTLENIFAATKEDLQVKVSELEDIKLKLEEEVNARELVENKMKDQEIQLSVVKEELSKVLKEKEALEIDMSDLSSNAARMKELCSELEEKLKLSNENFCKTDSLLSQALSNNQELEQKLKSLAEVHSESGVAAATATQKNLELEDIIKASNETAEVAKSKLRELEARFIAAEQRNVELEQQLNLVELKGFEAEKELKEFSGKISELTTKLGEVEEEKELLNKQMQEYQEKVNLLESALNQSTIKNTELLKELKVSAERSAQHEDRANMSHQRSLELEDLFQNSHSKLEGADKKVNELELLLEAEKYRIQELEEQISKLEKKCGDTEAESSRYSDKVSELTCELEAFQARASSLEIAVHRANEKEKELTACLNLATDEKKKLEEESRDYSEKLAEAENLVEILRDDLNMTQQKLESIENDLKAAGLRESEVMEKLKAAEEELEQHVKVLEQASARNSELESLHESLSRDSEVKLQELMESFTNKDSEAKSLFEKLKSFEDQLKVYEEQVAQASGQSATLKEELDQSLKKLASLESTNEQLRKVMLEVENKALQSTSENELLVQTNIHLKGRVDELQELLNSAVSEKEVTAQEIASHVYTIRELSNQHTKALEHRDQAESRIVEAEARLHEAIEKYTKKESEANDLIEKLNVLENQIKTYEEQTHEASEIAVSREVEAEETLVKLKQLESLVEELQTKSSHFEKESGGLAEENLELTEELATYESKLSDLEGKLAAALAEKDETADQLHSSKKAIEDLTQQIASEGQRFQSQISSLMEENNLLNKTHQDTKNELQSAILQLQEQLENEKEKEQSLISELKNLKDEITESSGTQTRAKELEEQLVKLETQLKQEVQIATQSQADHAQDLGDRDAIDKQKEAEREAALNCCLEELEAKNNETLLLGKKVKELEDKLQVAVKGGGSSAELKDGVEVKSRDIDGLTFSASSKRKSKKKLEAASVQAASSSSTPTNHEVASPLTTLKFILGIAFVSVIIGVILGKRY is encoded by the exons atggAAGGAGAGAACCTAGCAAGTACTGAAATCCCAGTGAAGGAAGCTCTTAAGGATACTGAAAACATTGCCGAGCCTGTTAAT GTCGGAAAGGGAGGAAACAAAGACGAAGAAGAAACTGCCTTGGATGGAGAATTCATTAAAGTAGAGAAGGAAGCACTAGATATGAAGGACGGTTCAAATGTCGCTAAGCCCTCACCCAACCAGGGCGATGAGTCAACTACCATCGAAAGAAGCTTAAGCAATTCAGGTAGAGAACTACTTGAAGCCCAAGAAAAGATGAAGGAACTCGAGCTTGAATTGGAAAGAGTGACCGGAGCATTAAAGGATTTTGAATCAGAAAATAGCAGACTGAAGGATGAAGCTTTGCTTGCAAAGGAGAAGTTGGATGAAGTGGGAAAGCAGTATGATGAACTTGATCTCAGTAATAAAAAATTGCAGGAGCAGATCATTGAAGCTGAACAGAGATACAGTTTAGAGTTAGCAAATTTGAAAGAGGCTTTCCAAGCTCAAGAGGCAAAACAAAAGGAACTCGCTGAAGTGAAGGAAGCATTTGATGGTCTCAACATCAAAATTGAAAACTCAAGAAAGAGGATGCAAGAGTTGGAGCAGGATTTGGGGAGTTCAGCAGAAGAAGCACGGAAGTTTGAAGAATTGCATAAACAAAGTGGCTTGCATGCTGAGTCTGAGATGCAACGAGCTTTGGAGTTTGAGAGATTGCTTGAAACTGCGAAACTTGGTGCAAAAGAAATGGAAGATCAGATGGCCTCCCTAAAGGAAGAAATCGAGGGCCTGTATGAGAAGGTTGCTGAAAATCAGAAGGTTAATGCAACACTTCAAAGCACAACAGCTGAACTTTCTGCTGCTCAAGAAGAATTGGCAATTTCTAAATCACTAGTGTTGGATTTGGAGCAAAGGCTTGCTTCGAAGGAAGCTCTTATCAGTGAATTGGCTAACGAGTTGGACTTGAAAAAAGCTTCGGAATCTAGAGTGAGGGAAAATATCTCAACGCTCGAGAATATTTTTGCTGCAACTAAAGAAGATCTTCAAGTAAAGGTTTCTGAGTtggaagatattaaattaaaattggaGGAGGAAGTCAACGCAAGGGAATTGGTCGAAAACAAGATGAAGGATCAAGAAATTCAGCTCTCCGTGGTGAAAGAAGAATTAAGTAAAgtgctaaaagaaaaagaagctctAGAAATAGACATGTCTGATCTCAGCAGCAATGCAGCACGGATGAAGGAGTTGTGCAGTGAACTCGAAGAAAAATTGAAGCTTTCAAACGAGAATTTCTGTAAAACTGATTCTCTATTGTCTCAGGCTCTATCTAATAATCAGGAGCTTGAGCAGAAACTGAAATCTCTGGCGGAGGTTCATAGCGAATCAGGAGTTGCTGCAGCAACTGCCACTCAAAAGAATCTTGAGCTAGAGGATATAATTAAGGCATCCAATGAAACAGCAGAGGTTGCAAAGTCGAAACTGAGGGAGCTTGAAGCACGTTTTATAGCGGCTGAGCAGAGAAATGTGGAGCTTGAACAACAGCTAAATTTGGTAGAACTAAAAGGTTTTGAAGCCGAGAAAGAGCTGAAGGAATTCTCAGGGAAAATATCTGAACTTACTACCAAATTGGGAGAGGTCGAGGAAGAAAAAGAACTATTAAACAAACAAATGCAGGAATATCAGGAGAAGGTAAATCTGCTAGAATCAGCTCTAAACCAGTCAACAATTAAGAATACAGAGCTCCTGAAGGAGTTGAAGGTTTCTGCCGAGAGAAGTGCTCAACATGAGGACCGAGCTAATATGAGTCATCAGCGCAGCCTTGAGCTAGAGGACCTGTTCCAGAATTCTCATTCCAAATTAGAGGGTGCCGACAAAAAGGTCAATGAGTTGGAGCTGTTACTTGAAGCTGAGAAATACCGGATTCAGGAACTTGAAGAACAGATAagcaaattagaaaagaaatgtGGAGACACAGAGGCCGAGTCCAGTAGATACTCTGATAAGGTATCTGAACTTACATGCGAACTCGAGGCATTCCAAGCTAGAGCATCAAGCCTTGAAATTGCAGTGCATAGGGCCAATGAGAAGGAGAAGGAATTGACGGCGTGCTTGAATTTAGCAACAGATGAGAAGAAAAAGTTAGAAGAGGAGTCCCGAGACTACAGTGAAAAGCTTGCTGAAGCAGAAAATCTGGTGGAGATACTGAGGGATGATTTAAATATGACACAACAGAAATTGGAAAGCATTGAAAATGATCTTAAGGCTGCTGGTTTGAGAGAAAGTGAGGTAATGGAAAAGCTTAAAGCTGCTGAAGAGGAACTAGAGCAACATGTAAAAGTATTAGAGCAAGCTAGTGCGAGGAACTCAGAGCTCGAGTCATTACATGAATCTCTATCAAGGGATTCGGAGGTTAAGCTCCAAGAACTGATGGAAAGCTTCACCAACAAGGATTCGGAGGCAAAATCTCTGTTTGAGAAACTTAAATCGTTTGAAGATCAGCTAAAAGTTTATGAAGAACAGGTTGCTCAAGCATCTGGACAATCCGCAACTCTAAAAGAAGAATTGGATCAGAGTTTAAAGAAGCTGGCTTCGTTAGAAAGCACAAATGAGCAGCTCAGAAAAGTGATGTTGGAAGTAGAAAATAAAGCTCTTCAATCTACCTCGGAGAACGAACTTCTAGTTCAGACAAACATTCATCTCAAGGGCCGAGTTGATGAGCTTCAGGAATTGCTTAATTCGGCAGTTTCGGAGAAGGAAGTAACTGCTCAAGAAATTGCTTCTCATGTATACACAATTAGAGAATTATCGAATCAGCATACAAAGGCTTTAGAACATCGAGATCAAGCCGAATCCCGAATTGTGGAAGCAGAAGCACGTTTACATGAAGCTATTGAGAAATACACCAAGAAAGAATCAGAAGCCAATGACCTGATTGAAAAGTTGAATGTGCTTGaaaaccaaattaaaacttaTGAAGAACAAACTCACGAAGCTTCCGAAATTGCTGTATCTCGAGAAGTTGAGGCGGAAGAGACTCTTGTAAAACTAAAGCAGCTGGAAAGCCTTGTTGAGGAGCTGCAAACCAAGTCATCTCACTTTGAAAAGGAGAGTGGAGGGCTGGCCGAGGAAAATTTGGAGCTGACTGAGGAACTCGCCACATACGAGTCAAAACTCAGTGATTTGGAGGGCAAACTGGCTGCTGCCCTGGCAGAGAAGGATGAAACTGCTGATCAACTTCACTCTTCAAAGAAGGCTATAGAAGATTTAACTCAGCAAATAGCTTCTGAAGGGCAGAGATTTCAGTCTCAG ATTTCTTCACTAATGGAGGAGAATAACCTGCTCAATAAAACACATCAGGATACAAAGAACGAACTTCAATCTGCAATATTACAGCTTCAAGAGCAattggaaaatgaaaaagaaaaagaacaatctCTGATATCAGAGCTTAAAAATCTCAAGGATGAGATCACAGAGAGTTCCGGGACGCAAACTCGTGCCAAAGAACTTGAAGAACAGTTGGtgaaacttgaaactcaattaaAACAAGAG GTTCAAATAGCTACCCAAAGTCAGGCTGACCATGCACAAGATCTAGGCGATAGAGATGCTATCGATAAACAA AAAGAGGCGGAACGAGAAGCTGCTTTAAACTGCTGCCTTGAAGAGCTAGAAGCAAAAAATAATGAAACATTACTACTTGGAAAGAAGGTCAAAGAGTTGGAAGATAAACTGCAAGTAGCTGTGAAG GGTGGTGGAAGTTCAGCCGAATTGAAGGATGGAGTAGAGGTGAAGTCCAGAGATATTGATGGATTAACATTTTCAGCATCATCAAAACGGAAGAGCAAGAAAAAGTTGGAAGCAGCTTCAGTGCAAGCTGCATCCTCTTCATCAACTCCTACCAACCACGAGGTTGCTTCGCCCTTGACCACCTTAAAGTTCATTTTGGGTATAGCTTTTGTGTCCGTAATCATCGGTGTTATTCTAGGAAAGCGTTATTAG
- the LOC108473343 gene encoding 60S ribosomal protein L27-3 → MVKFLKSNKAVIVLQGRYAGRKAVIVRSFDDGTRDRPYGHCLVAGIKKYPSKVIRKDSAKKTAKKSRVKCFVKLVNYQHLMPTRYTLDVDLKDVVTVDALQTKDKKVAACKATKERFEERFKTGKNRWFFTKLRF, encoded by the coding sequence ATGGTGAAGTTTCTGAAATCCAACAAGGCCGTGATTGTCCTCCAAGGCCGATATGCTGGGCGCAAAGCGGTGATCGTTAGATCCTTCGACGATGGAACACGTGACCGCCCCTATGGCCACTGTTTGGTTGCAGGGATAAAGAAGTACCCGAGCAAGGTCATCCGCAAGGATTCCGCCAAGAAAACAGCAAAGAAATCGCGCGTCAAGTGCTTCGTCAAGCTCGTCAACTACCAGCACCTGATGCCCACCCGCTACACCCTCGACGTAGACTTGAAAGACGTGGTTACCGTCGATGCACTTCAGACCAAGGACAAGAAAGTGGCGGCTTGCAAGGCGACCAAGGAGAGGTTCGAAGAGAGGTTCAAGACTGGAAAGAACAGGTGGTTCTTTACTAAGCTTAGGTTTTGA
- the LOC108472673 gene encoding uncharacterized protein LOC108472673 encodes MPSMKHIKETKTLSPGCGGLVEYSLKVQKQSEKMDGVTQLALPVLGIVAAAAATFYVVSFSELREKSFRDLEDSEYEKGGFDSYVSSRKRRAIRKAEKKAKN; translated from the exons ATGCCATCTATGAAACACATTAAGGAAACAAAAACATTATCCCCAGGCTGTGGTGGACTAGTGGAGTATAGCTTAAAAGTGCAGAAGCAAAGTGAGAAAATGGACGGGGTGACGCAATTAGCCCTTCCAGTGCTGGGAATTGTAGCAGCTGCTGCTGCTACCTTTTATGTCGTCAGCTTTTCTGAGCTAAGAgag AAATCATTTAGAGATTTAGAAGATTCAGAGTATGAAAAAGGAGGATTCGATTCTTATGTAAGCTCTAGGAAAAGGCGTGCCATAAGAAAAGCGGAGAAGAAGGCCAAAAATTGA
- the LOC108473342 gene encoding uncharacterized protein LOC108473342 isoform X2 has product MKDGSNVAKPSPNQGDESTTIERSLSNSGRELLEAQEKMKELELELERVTGALKDFESENSRLKDEALLAKEKLDEVGKQYDELDLSNKKLQEQIIEAEQRYSLELANLKEAFQAQEAKQKELAEVKEAFDGLNIKIENSRKRMQELEQDLGSSAEEARKFEELHKQSGLHAESEMQRALEFERLLETAKLGAKEMEDQMASLKEEIEGLYEKVAENQKVNATLQSTTAELSAAQEELAISKSLVLDLEQRLASKEALISELANELDLKKASESRVRENISTLENIFAATKEDLQVKVSELEDIKLKLEEEVNARELVENKMKDQEIQLSVVKEELSKVLKEKEALEIDMSDLSSNAARMKELCSELEEKLKLSNENFCKTDSLLSQALSNNQELEQKLKSLAEVHSESGVAAATATQKNLELEDIIKASNETAEVAKSKLRELEARFIAAEQRNVELEQQLNLVELKGFEAEKELKEFSGKISELTTKLGEVEEEKELLNKQMQEYQEKVNLLESALNQSTIKNTELLKELKVSAERSAQHEDRANMSHQRSLELEDLFQNSHSKLEGADKKVNELELLLEAEKYRIQELEEQISKLEKKCGDTEAESSRYSDKVSELTCELEAFQARASSLEIAVHRANEKEKELTACLNLATDEKKKLEEESRDYSEKLAEAENLVEILRDDLNMTQQKLESIENDLKAAGLRESEVMEKLKAAEEELEQHVKVLEQASARNSELESLHESLSRDSEVKLQELMESFTNKDSEAKSLFEKLKSFEDQLKVYEEQVAQASGQSATLKEELDQSLKKLASLESTNEQLRKVMLEVENKALQSTSENELLVQTNIHLKGRVDELQELLNSAVSEKEVTAQEIASHVYTIRELSNQHTKALEHRDQAESRIVEAEARLHEAIEKYTKKESEANDLIEKLNVLENQIKTYEEQTHEASEIAVSREVEAEETLVKLKQLESLVEELQTKSSHFEKESGGLAEENLELTEELATYESKLSDLEGKLAAALAEKDETADQLHSSKKAIEDLTQQIASEGQRFQSQISSLMEENNLLNKTHQDTKNELQSAILQLQEQLENEKEKEQSLISELKNLKDEITESSGTQTRAKELEEQLVKLETQLKQEVQIATQSQADHAQDLGDRDAIDKQKEAEREAALNCCLEELEAKNNETLLLGKKVKELEDKLQVAVKGGGSSAELKDGVEVKSRDIDGLTFSASSKRKSKKKLEAASVQAASSSSTPTNHEVASPLTTLKFILGIAFVSVIIGVILGKRY; this is encoded by the exons ATGAAGGACGGTTCAAATGTCGCTAAGCCCTCACCCAACCAGGGCGATGAGTCAACTACCATCGAAAGAAGCTTAAGCAATTCAGGTAGAGAACTACTTGAAGCCCAAGAAAAGATGAAGGAACTCGAGCTTGAATTGGAAAGAGTGACCGGAGCATTAAAGGATTTTGAATCAGAAAATAGCAGACTGAAGGATGAAGCTTTGCTTGCAAAGGAGAAGTTGGATGAAGTGGGAAAGCAGTATGATGAACTTGATCTCAGTAATAAAAAATTGCAGGAGCAGATCATTGAAGCTGAACAGAGATACAGTTTAGAGTTAGCAAATTTGAAAGAGGCTTTCCAAGCTCAAGAGGCAAAACAAAAGGAACTCGCTGAAGTGAAGGAAGCATTTGATGGTCTCAACATCAAAATTGAAAACTCAAGAAAGAGGATGCAAGAGTTGGAGCAGGATTTGGGGAGTTCAGCAGAAGAAGCACGGAAGTTTGAAGAATTGCATAAACAAAGTGGCTTGCATGCTGAGTCTGAGATGCAACGAGCTTTGGAGTTTGAGAGATTGCTTGAAACTGCGAAACTTGGTGCAAAAGAAATGGAAGATCAGATGGCCTCCCTAAAGGAAGAAATCGAGGGCCTGTATGAGAAGGTTGCTGAAAATCAGAAGGTTAATGCAACACTTCAAAGCACAACAGCTGAACTTTCTGCTGCTCAAGAAGAATTGGCAATTTCTAAATCACTAGTGTTGGATTTGGAGCAAAGGCTTGCTTCGAAGGAAGCTCTTATCAGTGAATTGGCTAACGAGTTGGACTTGAAAAAAGCTTCGGAATCTAGAGTGAGGGAAAATATCTCAACGCTCGAGAATATTTTTGCTGCAACTAAAGAAGATCTTCAAGTAAAGGTTTCTGAGTtggaagatattaaattaaaattggaGGAGGAAGTCAACGCAAGGGAATTGGTCGAAAACAAGATGAAGGATCAAGAAATTCAGCTCTCCGTGGTGAAAGAAGAATTAAGTAAAgtgctaaaagaaaaagaagctctAGAAATAGACATGTCTGATCTCAGCAGCAATGCAGCACGGATGAAGGAGTTGTGCAGTGAACTCGAAGAAAAATTGAAGCTTTCAAACGAGAATTTCTGTAAAACTGATTCTCTATTGTCTCAGGCTCTATCTAATAATCAGGAGCTTGAGCAGAAACTGAAATCTCTGGCGGAGGTTCATAGCGAATCAGGAGTTGCTGCAGCAACTGCCACTCAAAAGAATCTTGAGCTAGAGGATATAATTAAGGCATCCAATGAAACAGCAGAGGTTGCAAAGTCGAAACTGAGGGAGCTTGAAGCACGTTTTATAGCGGCTGAGCAGAGAAATGTGGAGCTTGAACAACAGCTAAATTTGGTAGAACTAAAAGGTTTTGAAGCCGAGAAAGAGCTGAAGGAATTCTCAGGGAAAATATCTGAACTTACTACCAAATTGGGAGAGGTCGAGGAAGAAAAAGAACTATTAAACAAACAAATGCAGGAATATCAGGAGAAGGTAAATCTGCTAGAATCAGCTCTAAACCAGTCAACAATTAAGAATACAGAGCTCCTGAAGGAGTTGAAGGTTTCTGCCGAGAGAAGTGCTCAACATGAGGACCGAGCTAATATGAGTCATCAGCGCAGCCTTGAGCTAGAGGACCTGTTCCAGAATTCTCATTCCAAATTAGAGGGTGCCGACAAAAAGGTCAATGAGTTGGAGCTGTTACTTGAAGCTGAGAAATACCGGATTCAGGAACTTGAAGAACAGATAagcaaattagaaaagaaatgtGGAGACACAGAGGCCGAGTCCAGTAGATACTCTGATAAGGTATCTGAACTTACATGCGAACTCGAGGCATTCCAAGCTAGAGCATCAAGCCTTGAAATTGCAGTGCATAGGGCCAATGAGAAGGAGAAGGAATTGACGGCGTGCTTGAATTTAGCAACAGATGAGAAGAAAAAGTTAGAAGAGGAGTCCCGAGACTACAGTGAAAAGCTTGCTGAAGCAGAAAATCTGGTGGAGATACTGAGGGATGATTTAAATATGACACAACAGAAATTGGAAAGCATTGAAAATGATCTTAAGGCTGCTGGTTTGAGAGAAAGTGAGGTAATGGAAAAGCTTAAAGCTGCTGAAGAGGAACTAGAGCAACATGTAAAAGTATTAGAGCAAGCTAGTGCGAGGAACTCAGAGCTCGAGTCATTACATGAATCTCTATCAAGGGATTCGGAGGTTAAGCTCCAAGAACTGATGGAAAGCTTCACCAACAAGGATTCGGAGGCAAAATCTCTGTTTGAGAAACTTAAATCGTTTGAAGATCAGCTAAAAGTTTATGAAGAACAGGTTGCTCAAGCATCTGGACAATCCGCAACTCTAAAAGAAGAATTGGATCAGAGTTTAAAGAAGCTGGCTTCGTTAGAAAGCACAAATGAGCAGCTCAGAAAAGTGATGTTGGAAGTAGAAAATAAAGCTCTTCAATCTACCTCGGAGAACGAACTTCTAGTTCAGACAAACATTCATCTCAAGGGCCGAGTTGATGAGCTTCAGGAATTGCTTAATTCGGCAGTTTCGGAGAAGGAAGTAACTGCTCAAGAAATTGCTTCTCATGTATACACAATTAGAGAATTATCGAATCAGCATACAAAGGCTTTAGAACATCGAGATCAAGCCGAATCCCGAATTGTGGAAGCAGAAGCACGTTTACATGAAGCTATTGAGAAATACACCAAGAAAGAATCAGAAGCCAATGACCTGATTGAAAAGTTGAATGTGCTTGaaaaccaaattaaaacttaTGAAGAACAAACTCACGAAGCTTCCGAAATTGCTGTATCTCGAGAAGTTGAGGCGGAAGAGACTCTTGTAAAACTAAAGCAGCTGGAAAGCCTTGTTGAGGAGCTGCAAACCAAGTCATCTCACTTTGAAAAGGAGAGTGGAGGGCTGGCCGAGGAAAATTTGGAGCTGACTGAGGAACTCGCCACATACGAGTCAAAACTCAGTGATTTGGAGGGCAAACTGGCTGCTGCCCTGGCAGAGAAGGATGAAACTGCTGATCAACTTCACTCTTCAAAGAAGGCTATAGAAGATTTAACTCAGCAAATAGCTTCTGAAGGGCAGAGATTTCAGTCTCAG ATTTCTTCACTAATGGAGGAGAATAACCTGCTCAATAAAACACATCAGGATACAAAGAACGAACTTCAATCTGCAATATTACAGCTTCAAGAGCAattggaaaatgaaaaagaaaaagaacaatctCTGATATCAGAGCTTAAAAATCTCAAGGATGAGATCACAGAGAGTTCCGGGACGCAAACTCGTGCCAAAGAACTTGAAGAACAGTTGGtgaaacttgaaactcaattaaAACAAGAG GTTCAAATAGCTACCCAAAGTCAGGCTGACCATGCACAAGATCTAGGCGATAGAGATGCTATCGATAAACAA AAAGAGGCGGAACGAGAAGCTGCTTTAAACTGCTGCCTTGAAGAGCTAGAAGCAAAAAATAATGAAACATTACTACTTGGAAAGAAGGTCAAAGAGTTGGAAGATAAACTGCAAGTAGCTGTGAAG GGTGGTGGAAGTTCAGCCGAATTGAAGGATGGAGTAGAGGTGAAGTCCAGAGATATTGATGGATTAACATTTTCAGCATCATCAAAACGGAAGAGCAAGAAAAAGTTGGAAGCAGCTTCAGTGCAAGCTGCATCCTCTTCATCAACTCCTACCAACCACGAGGTTGCTTCGCCCTTGACCACCTTAAAGTTCATTTTGGGTATAGCTTTTGTGTCCGTAATCATCGGTGTTATTCTAGGAAAGCGTTATTAG